A genomic region of Ictidomys tridecemlineatus isolate mIctTri1 chromosome 10, mIctTri1.hap1, whole genome shotgun sequence contains the following coding sequences:
- the Lhx9 gene encoding LIM/homeobox protein Lhx9 isoform X1: protein MEIVGCRAEDNSCPFRPPAMLFHGISGGHIQGIMEEMERRSKTEARLAKGTQLNGRDAGMPPLSPEKPALCAGCGGKISDRYYLLAVDKQWHLRCLKCCECKLALESELTCFAKDGSIYCKEDYYRRFSVQRCARCHLGISASEMVMRARDSVYHLSCFTCSTCNKTLTTGDHFGMKDSLVYCRAHFETLLQGEYPPQMSYTELAAKSGGLALPYFNGTGTVQKGRPRKRKSPALGVDIVNYNSGCNENEADHLDRDQQPYPPSQKTKRMRTSFKHHQLRTMKSYFAINHNPDAKDLKQLAQKTGLTKRVLQVWFQNARAKFRRNLLRQENGGVDKADGTSLPAPPSADSGALTPPGTATTLTDLTNPTITVVTSVTSNMDSHESGSPSQTTLTNLF, encoded by the exons ATGGAAATAGTGGGGTGCCGAGCAGAAGACAATTCGTGTCCTTTCCGCCCCCCAGCCATGCTCTTCCACGGGATCTCCGGAGGCCACATCCAAGGCATTATGGAGGAGATGGAGCGCAGATCCAAGACCGAGGCCCGTCTGGCTAAAGGCACTCAGCTCAACGGCCGCGACGCG GGCATGCCCCCTCTCAGCCCCGAGAAGCCGGCTTTGTGTGCTGGCTGCGGGGGCAAGATCTCGGACAGGTACTACCTACTGGCCGTGGACAAACAGTGGCACCTGAGGTGCCTGAAGTGCTGTGAATGTAAGCTAGCTCTGGAATCTGAGCTCACCTGCTTCGCCAAGGACGGTAGCATTTACTGCAAGGAGGATTACTACAG AAGGTTCTCTGTGCAGAGATGTGCCCGCTGCCACCTTGGCATTTCTGCCTCTGAGATGGTCATGCGTGCCCGAGACTCTGTCTACCACCTGAGCTGCTTCACCTGTTCTACCTGCAACAAGACTCTGACCACAGGCGACCATTTCGGCATGAAGGACAGCCTGGTGTACTGCCGCGCCCACTTCGAGACCCTCTTGCAAGGGGAGTATCCTCCACAGATGAGCTACACGGAGCTGGCGGCCAAGAGTGGCGGCTTGGCCCTGCCTTACTTCAATGGCACCGGCACGGTGCAGAAGGGGCGGCCTCGGAAGAGGAAGAGCCCAGCGCTGGGAGTAGACATCGTCAATTACAACTCAG GTTGTAATGAGAATGAGGCAGACCACTTGGACCGGGACCAGCAGCCTTATCCACCCTCTCAGAAGACCAAGCGCATGCGAACTTCCTTCAAGCACCACCAGCTCCGGACCATGAAATCCTACTTTGCCATCAACCATAATCCGGATGCCAAGGACCTCAAGCAACTTGCTCAGAAAACAGGCCTGACCAAAAGAGTTTTGCAG GTTTGGTTCCAAAACGCACGAGCCAAATTCAGAAGGAACCTTTTGCGGCAGGAGAATGGGGGTGTTGATAAAGCTGATGGCACGTCGCTTCCGGCCCCGCCCTCAGCAGACAGCGGCGCTCTCACTCCACCCGGCACTGCGACCACTTTAACAGACCTGACCAATCCCACTATCACTGTAGTGACATCTGTGACCTCTAACATGGACAGCCACGAATCCGGAAGCCCCTCACAAACTACCTTAACGAACCTTTTCTaa
- the Lhx9 gene encoding LIM/homeobox protein Lhx9 isoform X2, which translates to MLNGTTLEAAMLFHGISGGHIQGIMEEMERRSKTEARLAKGTQLNGRDAGMPPLSPEKPALCAGCGGKISDRYYLLAVDKQWHLRCLKCCECKLALESELTCFAKDGSIYCKEDYYRRFSVQRCARCHLGISASEMVMRARDSVYHLSCFTCSTCNKTLTTGDHFGMKDSLVYCRAHFETLLQGEYPPQMSYTELAAKSGGLALPYFNGTGTVQKGRPRKRKSPALGVDIVNYNSGCNENEADHLDRDQQPYPPSQKTKRMRTSFKHHQLRTMKSYFAINHNPDAKDLKQLAQKTGLTKRVLQVWFQNARAKFRRNLLRQENGGVDKADGTSLPAPPSADSGALTPPGTATTLTDLTNPTITVVTSVTSNMDSHESGSPSQTTLTNLF; encoded by the exons ATGCTGAACGGCACTACTCTAGAGGCAG CCATGCTCTTCCACGGGATCTCCGGAGGCCACATCCAAGGCATTATGGAGGAGATGGAGCGCAGATCCAAGACCGAGGCCCGTCTGGCTAAAGGCACTCAGCTCAACGGCCGCGACGCG GGCATGCCCCCTCTCAGCCCCGAGAAGCCGGCTTTGTGTGCTGGCTGCGGGGGCAAGATCTCGGACAGGTACTACCTACTGGCCGTGGACAAACAGTGGCACCTGAGGTGCCTGAAGTGCTGTGAATGTAAGCTAGCTCTGGAATCTGAGCTCACCTGCTTCGCCAAGGACGGTAGCATTTACTGCAAGGAGGATTACTACAG AAGGTTCTCTGTGCAGAGATGTGCCCGCTGCCACCTTGGCATTTCTGCCTCTGAGATGGTCATGCGTGCCCGAGACTCTGTCTACCACCTGAGCTGCTTCACCTGTTCTACCTGCAACAAGACTCTGACCACAGGCGACCATTTCGGCATGAAGGACAGCCTGGTGTACTGCCGCGCCCACTTCGAGACCCTCTTGCAAGGGGAGTATCCTCCACAGATGAGCTACACGGAGCTGGCGGCCAAGAGTGGCGGCTTGGCCCTGCCTTACTTCAATGGCACCGGCACGGTGCAGAAGGGGCGGCCTCGGAAGAGGAAGAGCCCAGCGCTGGGAGTAGACATCGTCAATTACAACTCAG GTTGTAATGAGAATGAGGCAGACCACTTGGACCGGGACCAGCAGCCTTATCCACCCTCTCAGAAGACCAAGCGCATGCGAACTTCCTTCAAGCACCACCAGCTCCGGACCATGAAATCCTACTTTGCCATCAACCATAATCCGGATGCCAAGGACCTCAAGCAACTTGCTCAGAAAACAGGCCTGACCAAAAGAGTTTTGCAG GTTTGGTTCCAAAACGCACGAGCCAAATTCAGAAGGAACCTTTTGCGGCAGGAGAATGGGGGTGTTGATAAAGCTGATGGCACGTCGCTTCCGGCCCCGCCCTCAGCAGACAGCGGCGCTCTCACTCCACCCGGCACTGCGACCACTTTAACAGACCTGACCAATCCCACTATCACTGTAGTGACATCTGTGACCTCTAACATGGACAGCCACGAATCCGGAAGCCCCTCACAAACTACCTTAACGAACCTTTTCTaa
- the Lhx9 gene encoding LIM/homeobox protein Lhx9 isoform X3 — translation MEIVGCRAEDNSCPFRPPAMLFHGISGGHIQGIMEEMERRSKTEARLAKGTQLNGRDAGMPPLSPEKPALCAGCGGKISDRYYLLAVDKQWHLRCLKCCECKLALESELTCFAKDGSIYCKEDYYRRFSVQRCARCHLGISASEMVMRARDSVYHLSCFTCSTCNKTLTTGDHFGMKDSLVYCRAHFETLLQGEYPPQMSYTELAAKSGGLALPYFNGTGTVQKGRPRKRKSPALGVDIVNYNSGCNENEADHLDRDQQPYPPSQKTKRMRTSFKHHQLRTMKSYFAINHNPDAKDLKQLAQKTGLTKRVLQGEQILGHYSQTSRRLKIP, via the exons ATGGAAATAGTGGGGTGCCGAGCAGAAGACAATTCGTGTCCTTTCCGCCCCCCAGCCATGCTCTTCCACGGGATCTCCGGAGGCCACATCCAAGGCATTATGGAGGAGATGGAGCGCAGATCCAAGACCGAGGCCCGTCTGGCTAAAGGCACTCAGCTCAACGGCCGCGACGCG GGCATGCCCCCTCTCAGCCCCGAGAAGCCGGCTTTGTGTGCTGGCTGCGGGGGCAAGATCTCGGACAGGTACTACCTACTGGCCGTGGACAAACAGTGGCACCTGAGGTGCCTGAAGTGCTGTGAATGTAAGCTAGCTCTGGAATCTGAGCTCACCTGCTTCGCCAAGGACGGTAGCATTTACTGCAAGGAGGATTACTACAG AAGGTTCTCTGTGCAGAGATGTGCCCGCTGCCACCTTGGCATTTCTGCCTCTGAGATGGTCATGCGTGCCCGAGACTCTGTCTACCACCTGAGCTGCTTCACCTGTTCTACCTGCAACAAGACTCTGACCACAGGCGACCATTTCGGCATGAAGGACAGCCTGGTGTACTGCCGCGCCCACTTCGAGACCCTCTTGCAAGGGGAGTATCCTCCACAGATGAGCTACACGGAGCTGGCGGCCAAGAGTGGCGGCTTGGCCCTGCCTTACTTCAATGGCACCGGCACGGTGCAGAAGGGGCGGCCTCGGAAGAGGAAGAGCCCAGCGCTGGGAGTAGACATCGTCAATTACAACTCAG GTTGTAATGAGAATGAGGCAGACCACTTGGACCGGGACCAGCAGCCTTATCCACCCTCTCAGAAGACCAAGCGCATGCGAACTTCCTTCAAGCACCACCAGCTCCGGACCATGAAATCCTACTTTGCCATCAACCATAATCCGGATGCCAAGGACCTCAAGCAACTTGCTCAGAAAACAGGCCTGACCAAAAGAGTTTTGCAG GGAGAACAAATCTTGGGGCATTACAGCCAAACATCCCGACGTTTGAAAATTCCCTAA
- the Lhx9 gene encoding LIM/homeobox protein Lhx9 isoform X4, whose amino-acid sequence MLNGTTLEAAMLFHGISGGHIQGIMEEMERRSKTEARLAKGTQLNGRDAGMPPLSPEKPALCAGCGGKISDRYYLLAVDKQWHLRCLKCCECKLALESELTCFAKDGSIYCKEDYYRRFSVQRCARCHLGISASEMVMRARDSVYHLSCFTCSTCNKTLTTGDHFGMKDSLVYCRAHFETLLQGEYPPQMSYTELAAKSGGLALPYFNGTGTVQKGRPRKRKSPALGVDIVNYNSGCNENEADHLDRDQQPYPPSQKTKRMRTSFKHHQLRTMKSYFAINHNPDAKDLKQLAQKTGLTKRVLQGEQILGHYSQTSRRLKIP is encoded by the exons ATGCTGAACGGCACTACTCTAGAGGCAG CCATGCTCTTCCACGGGATCTCCGGAGGCCACATCCAAGGCATTATGGAGGAGATGGAGCGCAGATCCAAGACCGAGGCCCGTCTGGCTAAAGGCACTCAGCTCAACGGCCGCGACGCG GGCATGCCCCCTCTCAGCCCCGAGAAGCCGGCTTTGTGTGCTGGCTGCGGGGGCAAGATCTCGGACAGGTACTACCTACTGGCCGTGGACAAACAGTGGCACCTGAGGTGCCTGAAGTGCTGTGAATGTAAGCTAGCTCTGGAATCTGAGCTCACCTGCTTCGCCAAGGACGGTAGCATTTACTGCAAGGAGGATTACTACAG AAGGTTCTCTGTGCAGAGATGTGCCCGCTGCCACCTTGGCATTTCTGCCTCTGAGATGGTCATGCGTGCCCGAGACTCTGTCTACCACCTGAGCTGCTTCACCTGTTCTACCTGCAACAAGACTCTGACCACAGGCGACCATTTCGGCATGAAGGACAGCCTGGTGTACTGCCGCGCCCACTTCGAGACCCTCTTGCAAGGGGAGTATCCTCCACAGATGAGCTACACGGAGCTGGCGGCCAAGAGTGGCGGCTTGGCCCTGCCTTACTTCAATGGCACCGGCACGGTGCAGAAGGGGCGGCCTCGGAAGAGGAAGAGCCCAGCGCTGGGAGTAGACATCGTCAATTACAACTCAG GTTGTAATGAGAATGAGGCAGACCACTTGGACCGGGACCAGCAGCCTTATCCACCCTCTCAGAAGACCAAGCGCATGCGAACTTCCTTCAAGCACCACCAGCTCCGGACCATGAAATCCTACTTTGCCATCAACCATAATCCGGATGCCAAGGACCTCAAGCAACTTGCTCAGAAAACAGGCCTGACCAAAAGAGTTTTGCAG GGAGAACAAATCTTGGGGCATTACAGCCAAACATCCCGACGTTTGAAAATTCCCTAA